In Erigeron canadensis isolate Cc75 chromosome 8, C_canadensis_v1, whole genome shotgun sequence, the DNA window tatttttcaaataaggACAATCAACAAAACACAATCTGcatcatatttttcaaataaggACAATCAACAAAACACAATCTGCATCATAGTTGCCTATATGTTGATAGCTtttgctgttttttttttcttttttgtaaaatatTGGTATCTTGAAGTGTATGCTTTCCAATATAATGTATGGACCCCTTATGTCTGTATGCTCTTCGATGAAAATCTAAGGACCCTTCATGTAAGTATGCTTTCTGATGAAATTTTATTAAGGACCTCGATGTATGTTTTCCGATGAAATTTTGAGGACCTTTTACATGACAGAATACTTTTCGATTTAATCTAAGGACCAATTACAAGACCTTTCAGATGTAATCTAAGGGCCCTCTATGTATACTTTCGATGTAATCTTTGGACCAGTTATGCCAGTTTGCCTTCCAAAGTTTTATATGGACCCTTTCCGTCAATATACTTCCAATAATTATGGATGGTCTTTACACACTTCGGTAATCACATTGATAATATACGGTAGATCATCTACCTTATATTATTCAATCAAGCGTTTGGTATCTTTGTCAAAGCTCTGCTATAGAAAATTCCACCAGAAAATGATGAGCTCTTTCAGCAATGCTAGGATGTGAACCATTGTCCCTCTTTGCTGTGTGCTTTAAAGTGGAAGATTTTTTCAGTACTTCCAAGAGGTTCTTCTGTAGTAGTATCTGCACCCATAAGTACAGGTAAAACTTTGTATCTGTTTTTTCTTATGCATTTAGTTTTCTTGATAccatttctttcaaataatGACCATCGACAAAACACAATCTGCACCATAGTTGCCTATGTGTCGATAGCTTTTGCTGGTTATTTTCTTTGGAAAAAAGCGGTATATTGAAGTGTACCTTTTAAATACAATATCATACAGTTGAATAGTATCTCGGGACCCTTTATGACAATATGCTTTCCAATTTAATCTAACGACCCTTTATGTCAATATACTTTCCAATTTAATCTAACGACCTTTTATGTCAGTATGATATTCGATGAAAATCTTAGGACCTTTTATGCCATTTTATAAGGAACCTACATGTCAGTATGCTTTATGATGAAGATCTGTAAGGACCCTACATCGCAGTATGCTTTACAATGAAAATCGAAGGACCCTGTTCATGACAGTATGCTTTCCGAATTAATCAAATAACTCAGACCTTTCTGATGTAATTTAACGAACCTTTATGTCAGTATGCTTTCGATTTAATCTATAGACCCTTCCTGTTAGTATGCTTCCTGAAGTATTCCGTGGACCCTTTCCGTCTTCAAGAATTTTGGATGGTCTTTACACACTGTTTGgtaatcacattgatgatttatgGTAGATCATCTACCTCATATTGTTCAATCGATCGTTTGGTATCTTTGTCAACGCTCTGCTATAGAAAATTCCAATGAAAATGATGAGCTCCTTCAGCAATGCTAGGATGTAAAAACTTGCCCCTCTTTGTGTGTGCTTTAAAGCGGAAGACTTTCAGTAGTTCCGAGAGGTTCTTCTATAGTAGCTTCTGCGCCCACAAGTACCGGTAAAACTTTGTATCTGATTTTTCTTATTCATTTAGTATTcttgataccttttttttttccaaataatgACAATCAACAAAACCCAATCTGCACCATAGTTGCCTATATGTTGATAGCTtttgctgtttttttttttgaaagttggtATCTTGAAGTGGAGTTAATACCCAAAATGGTGTGTTTGGaaaaaataattaccaaaatggtgtacttttaaaaatatttgctAAAAGGgtgttttcttcaaaattatTTACCATAATGGTGTTTTTGTAAGTTTTGTATTATTTTACTTAGAAGTtaaattctatttattttacCATCTTTACTAGaccattaaaacttaaaagttagAAACCAAATTTTTAAAGTAGTTATTGTCCTTGCAAAAACATATGTTAGGAACTTTTCTTCTATTAAATAAAAGctaacttacttttttttttattcaaattttatttacaaattaaacagaAGTTACGTTGCGttctttaatttgttgttttttattatatggaaaaattcataaaagataacctttttacattaaattttattaaaaggaacttatttaattttcatCTATTAAGTGGAACCTATTAGGAACTTTTggtaaaaatattgatttttatggatttttctctttattatatatttagctTAACATTTTTTGGTAGAATGTTGTAATTTGAGATTACTACTTATCTATAGAACTAAGAAGAGAATGATACATTAATATGTATcatattttagattttatttttttacgtTGATCGATTATCGTTACATCAcgaaatattaaaatttatttttatgataagtTCTTAAATATATTGGTTAAAATATTAGTTTGGTGTCAAGCTTTTTAGTTTAAATGGTCTCTTAAAGATGGTAAATTAGTAAAATCTAGTTTTTTAggcaaaataatcaaaaatttataaaaacaccATTCTGGTAAATAACTTTTAGAAAAACACCATTTtagcaaatattttttaaagtacACCATTTTGGTAATTACTTTTTCCAAACACACCATTTTGGGTATTAACTCTCTTGAAGTGTACTTTTTGAATACATTATCATGTGGTGCATTTGTATCTTAGGACACTTTTATGTGAGTATGCTTTCCAATCTAATGTATGGAACCTTTATGTCAGTATACTCATAGATGAAAATCTAATGACCTTTCATGTAAGTATGGTTTGTGATGAAATTCTATTAAGGCCCTCTATGTGAGTATGTTTCCCGATGAAATTTTAAGGACCCTTTACATGACAGTATGCTTGATTTACAAGACCTTTCCGATGTAATCTAAGGGGACCCTCTATGTCAGTATACTTTCGATGTAAACTTTGGACCATTTATGTCAGTTTGCTTTCCGATATAATCTACAGACCCTTCCTGTTAGTATGCTCCCGAATTCTTATATGGACCCGTTCCGTCAGTATACTTTCAAGAATTATGGATGGTCTTTACACACTATTCAGTAATCACATTGATGATCTACCTTATATTGTTCGATTGATGGTTTAATATCTTTGTCAAAGCTCTGCTATAGAAAATTCCACATTTCCACCTGAAAATGATAAGCTCTTTCAGCAATGCTAGGATGTAACTCGTTGTCCCTCTTTGCTGTATGCTTGAAAGTGGAAGACTTTCAGTCGTTCCGAGAGGTTCTTTTGTAGTATTTTCTGCGCCTACAAGTACAGGTGAAACTTTGCAGCTTTTATTGCTTATGCATTTGGTTTTCTTGATACCATTTGTTTCATAATGACCATTGACAAAACACAATCTCACCATATTTGTCTATATGTTGATAGCTTTTGctggttatttttatttttatttttttgaaaaaaattggtAACTAGAAGTTTACCCATTTAAATACATTAGCATGTAGTTCATTTGTGTCTCAGGACCATATCAGTATGACAGTATGCCAACCAATTTAATCTTTGGACCCTTCGTGTCAGTATGCTTTCCTATGAAAATCTAAGGACCCTTCATGTCAGTATGTTTTCCTATGAAATTCTATAGGACCCTCCTTGTCAGTATGTTTTCCGATGAAATTCTAAGGACCCTTTACATGACAGTATGCTTACCGATATGATTTAAGGACCCTCTATGTCAGTGTTCTTTATATCTAATCTTTGGAACGTTTATGTCAGTATGCTTTCCGATGTAATCTAGTGTTAGTATGCTTCCCGACGTATTCTATGGACCCTTTTCGTCATTATACTTTCAAGAATTTTGGATGGTCTTTCGCTGTTTGGTAATCACATTGATTTACCATATATTGTTCAATCGATGGTTTGGTATTTGAGCAAAGTTCTGATATTGTAAATTACACCAaatcttagagagagaaagcTTTAGGACAGGTACATCTTACCTTTTTGGGGTAGATTTAGGTTCCTAAATTGCCTGGTATTGACCCCTAATTACAAAGAAACGCAACACCTGCATTTAAGGTGATGGATCGTCCACCGATACGTGAACTTTGTCAATGATAAGTTGACAACTCCAGTCTTTTTTCTTTGTCATTCCAATAATGCATTATCTGGAAGAGTTAGCATTGAGTTTTTGAAGTGAATATGATGGTCAGTTAAATTATCAATATTGTGTAATCTAATTACCATGCATTTATATAATTTCTATGTTAAATTTACAAAATGTAGGTGCTTTTAACAGTAATACTGCTACCTCTAATCCAAAAATCATTGTGTTAGTACAGCGTATGTGATggatctaaatatatattaccaCATGGAATCAGTGGTTAGTGGATGAAATATCGATAGTTTTTGGATAGTCAATCGGTTTAATGAAATAGAGTAAATTTaccctatatactaaaaaccaacctATTTTTTACAAGTATTAATGCACAAAGTACTACATACTAATATTCATGAATAAGTTACAAGACCCATTTTCACTGTATCTAATATTCCCATATTATATCATATACGGAAACCAACTTCTAATTTACAAGTTCTCATACATAAAGTACAACACTTTTTTTTCAATCACTTTTACCCCTTAAGTTTGTTAGCTTTTCATTATACTAcctttacttttcttttatgCAATTCTGCCTCTTAAAGTTTCTACTTTTATCTTTTGCCACCATCAAACTTTTCGTTTTCAGTTTTTGACACCAAGCTTTTGCATTCTTATGTTTTTATCTTTAagcatttggtttttattatttcttccaGTTCAGTTTATATAacgttttttaatatataatatttttcatcATTGTTATGTCTTATGTTCATGTAACATCCAAAGTAAAACTTTATATCACATCATTGTCGTTAGAGTGCTATTAATGTTTTTATGCATCTTATTATTCTTATTGTTTTAGCACGTTATGTTTCATATAGCTACATATTTTGttgtcttttttaaaatttaggtttgaagatttgaaatatatgtatttcTATTACACTAATACTACTATATATTATGTGTATCTAAAACTTTACTGTAAAAATACGTGTTCCGCGGCAACGCGCGGTTAATTGGCTAGTGGTATCCTAAAAACAGTTGTATTTGCTTATAGATTATATTACtgtcatttttctttaaataatttGATTTCTATTTACTTCTTTAACCATTGCGATTCATATCGAAAAACCATCAACCACCACCTGATGTGCAATACAGTCGCTGAATTCAAATCTCGATGCCTTTCAGTAGTTGATTggttttttgatataaaacGGTGATCTTGGAGGCATGTTTTTCATGTGATTATCTGTTTCAGGTTTCCCCTGaaattgtttaattaaattttgtattgcTTTCAGTTTATTTGCTCGCAAGGGCATTGATTATTGCTATGATTTTGTACAGATTGTTTTATTTGGTgttttttgtatgcatttagTCTTCTTGGTACCATTTATTTCAAAGAATGATCATCAACAAAACACAATCTCCGTGATATTTGCCTTGTGTCAATAGCTTTTGTTGATTGTTTTTGGAAAAGACCTCTATCTTGAAGTGGACTTTTAGAATACATTATCATGTAGTTGATTTGTATCTCAGGACCCTTTATGTCAGTTGCTTTCCAATTTAATCTAAGGACCCTTTATGTTGTCAGTATGGTTTTTGCTGAAAATCTATAAGGACCCTACATGTCAGTATGCTTTATGATGAAATATAAGGACCCTGACAGAGATAGTATGCTTTCCTATTTAATCTAAGGACCCTTTACATGACCTTTCCGATGTAATCTAAATGCCCTCTATATTAGTATGCTTTCGATGTAATATTTGGACCATTTATGTCAGTATGCTTTCCGATGTAATCTACAGTACCTGTTATCATGGTTCTCAAAGTATTTTTATGGTCCTTTCCATCTGTATACTTTCGAGAATTTTGGATGGTCTTTACACACTGTTCGGCAATCACATTAATGATTTTCCTCATATTGTTCAATCGATGGTTTGGTATCTGTGTCAAAATTCTATATAGCGTAATACTTTTAGCCATTGTCTATTTGTCTGTTCATTTCAACGCATAGAATTTAGACCTCCTAGAGTAAAAATAAATCATATGATCTTGCTTGCAGTTTTACTTAATAAGACAGATTTTTTGCAGCTGTCAGCAATTCATGTTTTCTGAGAGATCCTTCTGAAGTAGTTTCTACTCCTACAAGTGTAGGTAAAACTTTGTATACTGAAGCTGCAACTGTTGCTACTGTTTCTAGAGGAAGGAGATTGTTCCATACCAATCTTCTCAATGCATTGGCTATTCAAAAATTCTGAGAGTTTTGGTATTAACCATTTCTGCATCTAAGCAAATAATGCAAGTTATATATGAAGGAAAAAGTTTACTTAACGTCATTTTTTATGGCTATTCGATATGTTCGCCTCTTGCTTTTACAGTGATGCACTGATGCTTTTGGAGAAGACAATGTTGGTCTCACCCGAGATTCTGCTGTCCACAGAGATGCTCAGGTTCTAATTATGACCACTGAGATTCTATGAAACATGTTATATCAGAGCTGTGTACGGAGTAAGTTCTTCATATCTTTCTATTGTTATGTACTGAAATCAAAGGCCCAACCTTGTCTGCAAGTACCAATGTTACGTTTCCTTTTTGGATGTTGTGTGGGAACTATGTCACCAGAAAGTGACTTTTCCATGTTGATGTGATTGTTTCGATGAAGTACACTATCCAAGTGACATATTCAGGGTACTATCTAGGAAGAGATACTGTGCTCTTTGTGTCCTAACTTCATAACAGGAAATACGAGTAACTGTTAGATGTGGTTTAACTGTATGTAAACATTTTTATAGGTCATTTATTGTCCAAAAGATGTTCAATTAATATGGATTGTCAGCGACAGTAGCAAACCCAGATGAGTTATGTAGTTGGATCAATCAGTTATATTACTTTCCTGTTGTTAGTAGAACAGAATTAGGTAATCAGCTGAAAGCTAACTGAGTGCGGGGGATAATGGTTGGATTTGGATGTATTCTGATGTTTGAGTGTTTGACGATTTGTAGAAGTATGAATGCCAAATATTTAAATGACCAAAAGCACATATTTGCGATAAATGATAGATGTCTTGTGAAATTTGACTAGAAATATTACAAATTGGGCTATAATGAATAGGTAATTATCTAACTTTATATTGCTCTTAGATATAAGCAATTTGACTAGAAATATTGGGGTATAATCTGATTTGACCACTAGTTAATTGGATTATCATAAGCACAATCTGTTCAAGTGTTTATATAGGCATGAAGAGCTAGCTATGAAATTTTGATTCACAACCAGCAGATAATGAGCTTTAAAGTGTGAATTCAAACGTTGTTGTTTATGTTGGTATTAGTGTTTATTTGTTGCAGCCCTAAGTTATGTGGTATTGTGGTTGCCTCACTTTGCATATTAGAACTACTTTGGCACATTTTTTAACTTCTTTCGACTCGGTAACTACGTAAAGCCTCTTAAATGTTGTATCTGTGTGCTCTAGATTCATAGTAAAACAGAGCCGGTAACATTGACAAAACGTCCAGTTCGTTTGACATAGCATCTTTCTACCACAAGTCCACAACAACTTTGCTTCCCCTACTCAATGAGACAGGAACCAGCTTAAATAGGTTACACTGCAACCCAAGCAACATTTTTTCAACAATGCATGCTCTACTTTCAATGTATGTACAcagtacacacacacacaaaaagtcTTTTAGTACAAattttctatcaataatttcAGAAAATTTCAGGTTCCTCAAGTTATAGATACAGTATGGCACCTTAAGACAAGGGACCATCTGCCTGCAGTTTGGTTCATCTTTAGCAGAAAGAGATGTTATGCGGAAGTTCAGTTCTCACCACGTTGTAATGACCTACTTGTTACAATATGAGCTGGAAATCGAATCATTGATTTACCATATCTTGTCAAATCAATGATGGTGGTAGTTGTGTCAAAGTTCTTTTTTTGAGAACTTGAGGTTGGAATGTCTTTGCGAGATCATGATGGTCTGTCTTCACATTATGTGAGCATATTCTTGACCTTTTGGatgtataatatttgaatagTTGGAATTGCTGTATTGGATTATTCATGACAGATGTTTTTGGCTGAAGTAATGAAATCAGTTTTATTACGAGAAATGGTCTTATTCCtttgactttttgttgaaaGTTTTCAGCTATAATACGACACATGTTTATTAGCGTCTCTTACAATAAGAGATGATGATGGTCGCTTGCCGCCCCTGTGAAATATTGGATGTCAAGAATATTATATGTTGGTATCTGAgtaaatgtgtgtgtgtatgtaagtCGGGACTTGCATCGATGGGTTAAAAACTTACAATAAAACATACTAGGTAGTATGGTATTAGATTAAAAGGTCCACTATCTAAAGTTTTGACCGGTTTCAATGTTGTGATCTTTGAAAAAGTGTCCAATTATGTATCAATTTTCATGTAAGTGCGGAGATAATATCTTTCAAGAAAATTGAATCATCACATGAAATTTTTAGAGAACATTTGGTTTGCTAAGTTCAATATAGTTTGTTAGAAGATACAATATATCATTTTCTCATGATCTTTGCAGGTACTTACGGACATGTTACAAGGAAAAATTAATTGGGGCcgaatattttgttttttttgtaaattcGTTAAAATATAAGTACCAGAGTCTAATTATGCATGTGAATCAAGTAAAAGTAATGTACCAATAAAagttctctttttttttatttttttgcaactTCTAGTACCTTAGCTATGCATTGTTTTATGTTGTTTGATGGAAAATGAACCATTACCAAACCTTTTAGACTGGTTAGCTTGGTGTTGTTAGCTATTAACCTTGTTATTTAAGACATGTTTTCTTAGATGCTCAATTAGCTTATACAATGATCCCTTAAAAGTGACCTGATTTCCTTGATTCCAAGGCCCTTGGTGTTTTTATTCGGTAGTAATAATAGATATACCTACAAAATGTGCCTAAAATATGCTTAATCCATTCAATTGTTAGCATATTTTACATTCTCTCTTAATATTTACCATGGATTTTGACATGTATTGATCATTCTTTATTAGCCAAATCTTTAGGCCTACATTTTAGCCACATTTAGGTATTTTTCTTTAGTCAAACATGTTAGGCCATGGGAAGCGACTCGAACCCTGAAAGATGGGGGGTGGTACCGCACGGAAAAAACCACCCCCGGTACCACACAAAAGCTTCCCTCGTCGGCATGGTGACCCCGCATCTCATCTCCCATTTGTTATTACTGCCTACTGATATAATTTAGAAGTATATGAAATCGATTGTCTTACACCACAAAGTTtatacaaatatgaaataagaaTTTCTATAGAACCCAATTGGTCATTAACATAGAAAAGTTAGTAAACTACGTGCAAATTTATGTAACTACGTCAAAACCAATACATAGTAAAAACCAGTGACATGGCCTCCATAAAATGAGGATTTTTCTCTTGTCTTGGTTTGTTGTAATTGACACGAgtttttttcattcattttgTAGTTTCGCAGTCAAAGCTTCGAAAAGAGTCTagaatatgtatgtattttttttaattctaaatGTGTAATTGTACATTTTTATTTCTAACCTCTTGCTagtaaaattaatttaatataaatctgtggttaaaaaaaaaaaaaacgtgcaACAATCCAAAGACCTCCTTATATAAGATGCATTCCCTTGCTAGGTACGGTgcattaattttataattttttttaaatgctgAGTGGCTAAAACATTCGTAACTCAATCTTGTGCGTTGTACTGGTAACAATCTAAAGAAGATAATGACTTAGAGACTTCTTTTCTAATCTGGAAaatgacattaaaaaaaaaacccaaacctTTTCTAATGATTAAAGTTCATTGATAAGATCTTTGACCTTAGAAGAATCCTTAGGTTCGAGTTTCATTTCCCACATTTGTAGGGGTGgattaatataagatttttcGAAAGATTTGTTGTTTCCAGGCTACGTGTAATTTAGTAGTGTAATTTAGTAGTAAAATAGACGgccgttcaaaataaaagaaccAATTTCAGGTTTGACTACTATTTCATGATTTTGGTCAAATGACATGTAAAGATGTAATGCCACTCTCCCATGTAAAGATGTTCATTAGCTAACAAACCTTTGAAATTAAGTCACAATAGTAAATCGCCCTTTACTATAATGTCCTTCAACATGAGAAAATAAGTGATGCCATATATAAATCAAAGAACTTTTAAACAATCGCGCCACATTTTACTTTGTAAACAACGACTCAAGATATATAAGTCCTAACATCTTATTCGTCCAGAATTTCTCAAACCTACAAAAAGCTGTGTCTCTTTCTACATTTCTACAAGAATCGTATGGTATTATGGATAAAACCAATCAATAGTCAATATACAAACATATTCTCCAATaatacaaaagaaaacaaaaacactaTATTACATCTGTTAccaaattacaaacaaacatCTAATCTATTCATATACCCTTTTCCAATAACAAAACCAATTTCCCCCAACAGGGAATGAATGTTTTAAAGAAAGACTTATGTGCAAGAAATCACATCACTGTATTTCTGTCTATTTCCGTCGCAATGAACATCTCTTCAAGCCATGTTCTCAAAGAGTAGTTATACTTGGTTTCTCTTAAACTGGTGTTCTTACGAAAAAGCAAAAATAACACCACCATCTTTTTAAAGAACAAACGATCTAGCTCAAAAGGGCATTTGTGTATTTCATCCAAAACAGCGtatattttgtaactttttggtACTTACAAGAACAATGTCTATCGTTTTAACATGGAAAACTAACTACAATGTGTCAAAAAGTCTCACACTTTTCGCTTAAATCATAGTTAGCTTGTTTCAAAGAATCAATCAATCTATctatcaacatcatcaatatcaatatacCCCATATCATGTCACATAGATCTATCCCATGGCAAAATCCCAGTAGAAACATCAGCCAAATTAGTCAAAATAAAGTCCCTTAAACCAGTATCCCATACCTCACAAAACTGCAGTCTCCAATCAGGTGGTTCGATGGGCTCCGTCCCCAATCCAGGTGCTCTGTCTCTTGACCCTTCGTTCTGACTATCCGTCCAATCAGCAACATAAGTAGCCACTCGTCTGTAAAACTTTGCCCTAAAAACTTCCCACACTTGATACTTGTAATGATTAATCACTGCAGTACTTTGAGGCAAATCCGTGTATGTGAACCCTTTCTGCAAATGAAAATGGTGCACCACATTCATTAGAGTCGTGTCAAGTGCATCCGGTCTAATGATCGACTTGTGCCTTTCCGGGCTTTGTAACCTGCAAGTGTACCCAACTGTGACTCCTCTTATAGGCGGTGAAGTTAAACCAGAAGGCCCAAAACTATGACAAGACGTTCTGATCTCTCCAATTGATGACGATGAGGTGAAATTTGAAACCAGCGTACGTAATGAACCCTGACCCGAAAATCCAGAAACAGCATTATACGGGAAGTAATAAAACTCGTCAACATCCATGAACGAAACCCAATTGCATTCACTTCTAGCCCGCATAGCACAATGTGAGAACCCGGCCTCTTGAGTCTTGATCCATGGCCAAACATGTCTACTAACATTATACCCTTCGAAATCAAGATCCTTTATCACATCTTGAATCTCATCATCACTATTGTTATCATAAATGAACCATTTCTCGACACCCAACCATGAATGGTAAGTTATCCACTCTCTTATCGAATGGGCTTGGTTCCACAACATCGTGCAGACACAAAGCTCGTGTTTTTCACCATCCCCACTTAATCCCAAACTAGATATCTTAGCTACAGACGGAACAACAACCCTATTAACCCGCCCACGATACCTAGGCATTCTAAAACTCACACCAGCCCGAACCCCACGGGCCAATCCAGGATTCATCACCATACTCCTTGGCAACACACACCTAACCACTTCTTGAGCTGCAGTCACAGCTCTAGAACTCAACACATACTTCCTATTTCCACCCTCCCAATCACCCGGCCCGAAAAGACAAGTAAACTGATTCGGGTCGGATTCTTTATCCTGCCTATGACTAATCCCTTTCACAAACACAAGAACCGTATTCGTTTCCCTATCCAAAACCGCCTCGTAAGCCAAATTATCCCACGTATTCATCAATTTACCCTCCACACTCATCAAACCAGGCCCGAGACCAGGTCGTGACAGCCCGATTAACGACGACACATTAACCCGAGGCAACGGACACCTAACCAGCAACCTATTTTCACCATATTCCTCCACTGACAACACGTCCATTCCCTCAACCACACCCGGGTTCTGGACCCGGTTCGGATCCGAGTCATGACCCGGGTCCGAAACATTAGTCTTGTAAATACACTGAAACgaatttataacattttttgaagtgttttttgagattaataataaaaggaTGTGATCAGGAAATGAAACTTTGgattcaatttttaaaaaccCGCTAAtggaaatattattattattaatattattgttattaattttaACATTATTTGTAATATTTGCAATATTTTGAATATTACTATAAAGACGCTGATGATAAGTGGAAGTGGAAACGGATAAGAGGTGATGAAGCGACGTTGTATGATGACGGAAAAtgaggaaaaagaaaaggaagaaagtgAAGAAGTAAAGAAGAGATCTTACTTGCGGAAAATGATTACTTGGTTTTGAAAACCGTTTCCGTTTACGGCGTTGATGCTCCGGCGAGTCCATGTTGACTAAACTTTAACGGAATAGTTAAGTGAGGGTTAGTTTAGATCTGGTCGGAAAAAAAAGTatacggcggtggtggtggtggtggtggtggtgaatggATGGGTGGGGGGGGTGGGGGTTTAACGGAATTTTGTAAAGAAAGAAGAATGTTTTGAGAAATTTGTGTGACTTTACTTTTACGGAATATATAccttttatttctttgttaagtataaattttattataattaaagtGTTTGTTTACCTCAAATGTGGTGTATTATTAATAAAGATATTAATGACAATGAAAATATTTCAAAGACGTTTTATCATACatttaacaatatatactaATTGGGTTATTTCCGTCTTACACCGAATAAAACGACCGACATATAGAAGCTAAATTGTTTT includes these proteins:
- the LOC122580434 gene encoding glycosyltransferase family 92 protein RCOM_0530710-like — encoded protein: MDSPEHQRRKRKRFSKPSNHFPQCIYKTNVSDPGHDSDPNRVQNPGVVEGMDVLSVEEYGENRLLVRCPLPRVNVSSLIGLSRPGLGPGLMSVEGKLMNTWDNLAYEAVLDRETNTVLVFVKGISHRQDKESDPNQFTCLFGPGDWEGGNRKYVLSSRAVTAAQEVVRCVLPRSMVMNPGLARGVRAGVSFRMPRYRGRVNRVVVPSVAKISSLGLSGDGEKHELCVCTMLWNQAHSIREWITYHSWLGVEKWFIYDNNSDDEIQDVIKDLDFEGYNVSRHVWPWIKTQEAGFSHCAMRARSECNWVSFMDVDEFYYFPYNAVSGFSGQGSLRTLVSNFTSSSSIGEIRTSCHSFGPSGLTSPPIRGVTVGYTCRLQSPERHKSIIRPDALDTTLMNVVHHFHLQKGFTYTDLPQSTAVINHYKYQVWEVFRAKFYRRVATYVADWTDSQNEGSRDRAPGLGTEPIEPPDWRLQFCEVWDTGLRDFILTNLADVSTGILPWDRSM